One segment of Mycolicibacterium baixiangningiae DNA contains the following:
- a CDS encoding aspartate aminotransferase family protein — MTLTNEKTLPNGLTVDDARAEAARTYELDRAHVFHSWSAQAEITPMTITAAQGSYIWDGQGNRLLDFSSQLVNTNIGHQHPKVVAAIQAQAAKLCTVAPQHANDARSEAARLIAERTPGELNRIFFTNGGADAVEHAVRMARLHTGKYKVLSRYRAYHGGTETAINLTGDPRRWPNDHGNAGVVHFFGPFLYRSRFHATTEAEESERALAYLDELIRLEGPSTIAAIVLETIPGTAGIMVPPPGYLAGVREICDRYGIVMIADEVMAGFGRSGKWFSIDHFDVTPDLLTFAKGVNSGYVPLGGVAIGPAIAETFAHRPYPGGLTYSGHPLATAAAVATITAMEDEDIVGNAARVGAEVLGPGLAEIAARHPSVGEVRGTGVFWAIELVADRQTREPLAPYGASSAAMNAVVAACKDNGLLPFANFNRIHAVPPCTVTADEAREGLAILDQALAVADSHL, encoded by the coding sequence ATGACTCTCACCAACGAGAAGACCCTGCCCAACGGCCTGACGGTCGACGACGCCCGGGCGGAGGCGGCCCGCACCTACGAACTCGACCGCGCCCACGTCTTCCACTCGTGGTCGGCGCAGGCCGAGATCACGCCGATGACGATCACCGCCGCGCAGGGCAGCTACATCTGGGACGGCCAGGGCAATCGCCTACTGGACTTCTCCTCGCAGCTGGTCAACACCAACATCGGCCATCAGCACCCGAAGGTCGTCGCCGCGATCCAGGCGCAGGCCGCCAAGCTGTGCACGGTCGCGCCGCAGCACGCCAACGACGCCCGTTCGGAGGCCGCCCGGCTCATCGCCGAACGCACCCCCGGCGAGTTGAACCGGATCTTCTTCACCAACGGCGGCGCCGACGCCGTCGAGCACGCGGTGCGGATGGCCCGGCTGCACACCGGTAAGTACAAGGTGCTCAGCCGCTACCGCGCCTACCACGGCGGCACCGAGACGGCGATCAACCTGACGGGTGATCCCCGCCGGTGGCCGAACGACCACGGCAACGCCGGGGTCGTGCACTTCTTCGGGCCGTTCCTGTACCGCTCGCGATTCCACGCCACCACCGAGGCCGAGGAGTCCGAGCGCGCGCTGGCCTACCTCGATGAGCTGATCCGGCTGGAGGGCCCGTCGACCATCGCCGCGATCGTGCTGGAGACGATCCCCGGCACCGCAGGCATCATGGTGCCACCGCCCGGCTACCTCGCCGGCGTGCGCGAGATCTGCGACCGGTACGGCATCGTCATGATCGCCGACGAGGTGATGGCCGGCTTCGGGCGCAGCGGAAAGTGGTTCTCCATCGACCATTTCGACGTCACCCCGGACCTGCTGACCTTCGCCAAGGGCGTCAACTCCGGCTACGTGCCGCTCGGTGGCGTCGCGATCGGCCCGGCGATCGCCGAGACGTTCGCCCACCGCCCCTACCCCGGCGGACTCACCTACTCCGGCCATCCGCTCGCGACGGCGGCGGCGGTGGCCACCATCACCGCGATGGAGGACGAGGACATCGTCGGCAACGCCGCCCGCGTCGGGGCCGAGGTGCTCGGGCCCGGTCTGGCCGAGATCGCCGCCCGCCATCCCAGCGTCGGCGAGGTCCGCGGCACCGGAGTGTTCTGGGCGATCGAACTGGTCGCCGATCGGCAGACCCGGGAACCGCTGGCCCCCTACGGCGCGAGCAGTGCGGCGATGAACGCCGTGGTCGCGGCGTGCAAGGACAACGGTCTGCTGCCGTTCGCGAACTTCAACCGGATCCACGCCGTTCCGCCGTGCACGGTCACCGCCGACGAAGCCCGCGAGGGGCTGGCGATCCTCGATCAGGCACTCGCCGTCGCGGACTCACACCTGTGA
- a CDS encoding CoA-acylating methylmalonate-semialdehyde dehydrogenase, whose translation MANAVQHWYNNEIFAGGSQATAPVTNPATGEVTGQVALASVEDARAVIEAAAAAFPAWRDTSLAKRTAILFTFRELLNSRKGELAAIITAEHGKVLSDALGEVTRGQEVVEFACGIPHLLKGGFTENASTNVDVYSIRQPLGVVGIISPFNFPAMVPMWFFPLAIATGNTVVLKPSEKDPSAALWLARLWAEAGLPPGVFNVLQGDKTAVDELLTHPKVKSVSFVGSTPIAQYVYATGTAAGKRVQALGGAKNHAVVLPDADLDLAADAMVNAGFGSAGERCMAISACVAVGPIADDLVAKIAERTTPLKIGDGTKDSDMGPLVTKAHRDKVAGYIDAGENDGAKIVVDGRNVTADGGQDGFWLGPTLIDNVTPEMTVYTDEIFGPVLSVVRVETYDEALELINANPYGNGTAIFTNDGGAARRFQNEVEVGMVGINVPIPVPMAYYSFGGWKNSLFGDSHAHGTEGVHFFTRGKAITQRWLDPSHGGINLGFPQNQ comes from the coding sequence ATGGCGAACGCAGTGCAGCACTGGTACAACAACGAGATCTTCGCGGGTGGTTCGCAGGCCACCGCCCCGGTCACCAATCCGGCGACCGGTGAGGTCACCGGTCAGGTGGCGCTGGCCAGCGTCGAGGACGCCCGCGCGGTGATCGAGGCGGCCGCGGCGGCGTTCCCCGCCTGGCGCGACACCTCCCTGGCCAAGCGCACCGCGATCCTGTTCACCTTCCGCGAACTGCTCAACTCCCGCAAGGGTGAATTGGCCGCGATCATCACCGCCGAACACGGCAAGGTGCTCTCCGACGCACTCGGTGAGGTCACCCGCGGCCAGGAGGTCGTCGAGTTCGCCTGCGGTATCCCCCACCTGCTCAAGGGCGGTTTCACCGAGAACGCCTCGACCAACGTCGACGTGTACTCCATCCGCCAGCCGCTCGGGGTCGTCGGCATCATCAGCCCGTTCAACTTCCCCGCCATGGTGCCGATGTGGTTCTTCCCCCTCGCCATCGCCACCGGCAACACCGTCGTGCTCAAGCCGTCGGAGAAGGACCCGTCGGCAGCACTGTGGCTGGCCCGCCTGTGGGCCGAGGCCGGCCTGCCGCCCGGCGTGTTCAACGTCCTGCAGGGCGACAAGACCGCCGTCGACGAACTCCTGACCCACCCGAAGGTCAAATCCGTCAGCTTCGTCGGATCCACCCCGATCGCCCAGTACGTCTACGCCACCGGCACCGCTGCGGGCAAGCGCGTCCAGGCCCTCGGCGGCGCCAAGAACCACGCGGTGGTGCTGCCGGATGCCGACCTCGACCTGGCCGCCGACGCCATGGTCAACGCCGGGTTCGGTTCGGCCGGCGAGCGCTGCATGGCGATCTCCGCCTGCGTGGCCGTCGGCCCCATCGCCGACGACCTCGTCGCCAAGATCGCCGAGCGCACCACGCCGCTGAAGATCGGCGACGGCACCAAGGACTCCGACATGGGACCGCTGGTCACCAAGGCTCATCGTGACAAGGTGGCGGGCTACATCGACGCCGGCGAGAACGACGGCGCCAAGATCGTCGTCGACGGCCGCAACGTCACGGCCGACGGTGGGCAGGACGGCTTCTGGCTGGGCCCGACCCTGATCGACAACGTCACGCCCGAGATGACCGTCTACACCGACGAGATCTTCGGCCCCGTCCTGTCGGTCGTCCGCGTCGAGACCTACGACGAGGCGCTGGAGTTGATCAACGCCAACCCCTACGGCAACGGCACCGCGATCTTCACCAACGACGGCGGCGCCGCCCGGCGCTTTCAGAACGAGGTCGAGGTCGGCATGGTCGGCATCAACGTGCCCATCCCCGTCCCGATGGCCTACTACAGCTTCGGCGGCTGGAAGAACTCGCTGTTCGGCGACAGCCACGCCCACGGCACCGAAGGCGTGCACTTCTTCACCCGGGGCAAGGCCATCACCCAGCGTTGGCTCGACCCCAGCCACGGCGGCATCAACCTCGGCTTCCCCCAGAACCAGTAG
- a CDS encoding PucR family transcriptional regulator encodes MAMTVAEVIGLPVVARGAPEVLSACRWDDPIRWVHVGDVADLSALLQGGELVLTTGGALSSDPHRYLQGLADAGAVGVVVELGTAMAAVPGSVAEHAARLGLALVALHRQIKFVDVTEAVHRRIVAAQYDEMAFDRRVHETFTELSMKRASAAGIVGAAARILDEPVVLEDLAHRALAVAPGGDAAATLLQDWERRSRMTPADGDWAVTSVGPRGEEWGRLIVPAVPADRARATMVLERAAAALALHRMIERSRSGLHQQAQSGLIDDVAQGRITDEREAAARAHALGLRKATRYLPVVVRVDRGAAIVDPVVAQQRNVALLDAVAHTVNASGHTALCSIRRDGEIGALLALNSARGGWDRALGVLGEQLNAELRRLDGNARSVCAVGDPATEIVEAIGGLSEAAHIGEVAIAMQGKAQAVYRASDVRLRGLLALLRDDPRVQQFAETELRALLVDDDDRALSNLDVLRQYLQVAGNKAALAQRLHISRPALYQRLAVIGRALGVDLDDAESMTSLHVAMLILDAHRHAAPAALTRGG; translated from the coding sequence ATGGCGATGACCGTGGCGGAGGTGATCGGGCTGCCGGTCGTGGCGCGCGGGGCGCCGGAGGTGCTCAGCGCATGCCGCTGGGACGATCCCATCCGCTGGGTGCACGTCGGCGACGTGGCCGATCTGTCCGCACTGCTGCAGGGCGGCGAGCTGGTGCTGACCACCGGCGGCGCGCTGAGCAGCGACCCGCACCGCTATCTGCAGGGGCTCGCCGACGCCGGCGCCGTCGGGGTGGTCGTCGAACTGGGGACCGCGATGGCGGCGGTGCCCGGATCGGTCGCCGAACACGCCGCGCGGCTCGGCCTCGCCCTGGTCGCACTGCACCGGCAGATCAAATTCGTCGACGTGACCGAGGCGGTGCACCGGCGCATCGTGGCCGCCCAGTACGACGAGATGGCGTTCGACCGCCGCGTGCACGAGACGTTCACCGAGCTGAGCATGAAACGCGCCTCCGCGGCCGGGATCGTCGGCGCCGCGGCGCGGATCCTCGACGAACCGGTCGTGCTCGAGGACCTCGCCCACCGGGCGCTGGCCGTCGCGCCGGGCGGTGACGCCGCGGCCACACTGTTGCAGGACTGGGAGCGGCGTTCCCGGATGACCCCCGCCGACGGTGACTGGGCCGTCACCTCCGTCGGGCCGCGCGGTGAGGAATGGGGGCGGTTGATCGTTCCGGCAGTGCCCGCCGACCGCGCCCGCGCGACGATGGTCCTCGAACGTGCGGCCGCGGCGCTGGCGCTGCACCGCATGATCGAGCGGAGCCGCAGCGGACTGCACCAGCAGGCGCAGAGCGGGCTCATCGACGACGTGGCGCAGGGCCGCATCACCGACGAACGCGAGGCCGCGGCGCGGGCGCACGCACTGGGACTACGCAAGGCCACCCGGTACCTCCCGGTCGTCGTGCGCGTCGACCGCGGCGCCGCCATCGTGGATCCCGTTGTCGCACAACAGCGCAACGTCGCGCTGCTCGACGCCGTCGCGCACACCGTCAACGCCTCGGGGCACACCGCCCTGTGCTCGATCCGCCGCGACGGAGAGATCGGCGCGCTGCTGGCGCTCAACTCCGCGCGGGGCGGATGGGACCGGGCGCTCGGTGTGCTCGGCGAACAGCTCAACGCCGAACTGCGGCGCCTCGACGGCAATGCCCGTTCGGTGTGCGCGGTCGGTGACCCGGCGACCGAGATCGTCGAGGCGATCGGAGGCCTGAGCGAAGCCGCCCACATCGGGGAGGTCGCGATCGCGATGCAGGGGAAAGCCCAGGCGGTCTACCGCGCGTCCGACGTGCGACTGCGCGGTCTGCTCGCGCTGTTGCGCGACGATCCGCGGGTGCAGCAGTTCGCCGAGACCGAGCTGAGGGCGCTGCTGGTCGACGACGACGACCGCGCCCTGTCGAACCTGGACGTGCTGCGCCAGTATCTGCAGGTGGCCGGTAACAAGGCGGCCCTGGCGCAGCGGCTGCACATCAGCCGCCCGGCGCTCTACCAACGGTTGGCGGTGATCGGCCGGGCCCTCGGCGTCGACCTCGACGATGCGGAGTCGATGACCTCGCTGCACGTGGCGATGCTGATCCTCGACGCCCACCGCCACGCCGCCCCCGCCGCGCTCACCCGGGGTGGATGA